A window of Campylobacter pinnipediorum subsp. pinnipediorum contains these coding sequences:
- a CDS encoding TOBE domain-containing protein, whose protein sequence is MKASIDLEIFLGDNISVLQKHIKLLKAIDSTKSITKAAQTIGISYKNAWDNIDILNSKSDKPLVSRANGKKKNSGTELTEYGHKMIEIYEKLLGLQNDFLTKVCENLDISNSEIINFSRLSNNLSARNQLNCEIVEIKSGAVSSQIFAKLSNDDIMHSNITLESEKNLNLIIGKKVVFIFKAPCVSLVKKDEVIKDDSINQLNGEVVSVKVGSKNADVIMRLSDYQNLSAIVAKDVVMDLKIGVGDKLKALVKSSDIIIGV, encoded by the coding sequence ATGAAAGCTAGTATTGATTTGGAAATTTTTTTAGGTGATAATATATCTGTTTTGCAAAAACATATAAAATTACTAAAAGCCATTGATTCTACAAAAAGCATAACAAAAGCCGCTCAGACTATTGGTATATCATATAAAAATGCTTGGGATAACATAGATATATTAAATAGCAAAAGCGATAAACCACTTGTAAGTAGAGCAAATGGAAAGAAAAAAAATAGTGGCACAGAATTAACCGAATACGGCCACAAGATGATTGAAATTTATGAAAAGTTGCTTGGTTTGCAAAATGATTTTTTAACAAAGGTATGCGAAAATCTTGATATTTCAAACTCTGAAATAATAAATTTTTCTAGACTAAGCAACAATCTAAGTGCTAGAAATCAGCTAAACTGCGAGATAGTAGAAATAAAATCAGGTGCGGTTAGCTCTCAAATTTTTGCAAAATTAAGCAACGATGATATTATGCATTCTAATATTACCCTTGAAAGTGAAAAAAATTTAAACCTTATCATTGGTAAAAAAGTTGTTTTTATCTTTAAAGCACCTTGCGTTAGCCTTGTAAAAAAAGATGAGGTTATAAAAGATGATAGTATAAATCAACTAAATGGAGAAGTGGTATCTGTAAAAGTTGGCTCTAAAAATGCGGATGTGATAATGCGTTTGAGTGATTATCAAAACCTAAGTGCGATAGTTGCAAAAGATGTTGTTATGGATCTAAAAATAGGTGTCGGAGATAAATTAAAAGCATTAGTGAAATCATCAGACATTATAATAGGAGTATAA